A genomic stretch from Candidatus Eisenbacteria bacterium includes:
- a CDS encoding glycosyltransferase family 9 protein → MGSRPSRRLRLTLAALFFRLLKTHTISENPFELCGPNARILVVRQQNQMGDMLLATPCLRALRQSLPKSRLTLLASRENEAVVRNNPHVDEVLVYDKRAFRKSPLALIRFIRALRRRDFDICVVLSTVSFSVTSSLLCLASSARYRVSYSGESYGLAFVDRAFHVTVPLGDEGEHQTKLGLRLLERFGVTTADLSPIMVPTEEDEKFAVKFMLERSLRPGGRVVIVGVHPGAGKTNNRWPASRFAGVAKALHTDQGAQIVVIGGPSDSELVDAMLKELEFVPAVLTGESIGRVAALIKRLSLFICNDTGVLHVAAAVGCPTLALFGPTDPLRWAPRTDRVRALTAPGSKMEELAETTVLAAAVEIMSSLGKAGAEPLARSS, encoded by the coding sequence TTGGGAAGCAGACCATCCAGAAGACTCAGGCTGACTTTGGCTGCGCTCTTCTTCAGATTATTGAAGACTCACACCATCAGTGAGAACCCCTTTGAACTCTGCGGTCCAAACGCAAGGATACTCGTCGTTCGCCAACAGAATCAGATGGGTGACATGCTTCTTGCCACTCCCTGCCTGAGAGCGCTGAGGCAGAGCCTGCCCAAGAGCCGGCTGACGCTTCTCGCTAGCCGTGAGAACGAGGCCGTCGTGCGCAACAATCCACACGTGGACGAAGTCCTTGTCTACGATAAGAGGGCCTTCAGAAAAAGTCCCCTCGCCCTAATCAGATTCATCCGTGCCCTCCGGAGGAGGGATTTCGACATCTGCGTCGTGCTCTCGACTGTTTCTTTCTCCGTCACGAGTTCTCTGCTCTGCCTCGCCAGCTCGGCTCGATACAGGGTCAGCTACAGCGGCGAGAGCTACGGCCTGGCGTTTGTTGACAGAGCGTTTCACGTCACGGTTCCGCTTGGTGATGAAGGCGAGCACCAGACGAAGCTCGGCCTCAGGCTCCTCGAACGTTTTGGAGTGACGACGGCGGACCTCTCTCCGATAATGGTGCCGACCGAAGAGGACGAAAAGTTCGCGGTCAAGTTTATGTTAGAACGTTCGCTTCGCCCGGGAGGCCGGGTGGTCATTGTCGGCGTCCATCCGGGAGCAGGGAAGACGAATAATCGGTGGCCGGCTTCGAGGTTTGCCGGCGTCGCGAAGGCACTGCACACAGACCAGGGAGCTCAGATAGTCGTGATAGGAGGTCCGTCCGATTCAGAGCTGGTTGACGCCATGCTGAAGGAGCTGGAATTTGTTCCCGCAGTCCTAACCGGCGAGAGCATCGGCAGAGTCGCCGCCCTCATTAAGAGACTCTCGCTATTCATCTGCAATGACACCGGGGTCCTTCACGTTGCTGCGGCCGTAGGTTGTCCCACGCTCGCGCTTTTCGGACCCACCGATCCCCTTCGCTGGGCACCGCGCACAGACCGAGTGAGAGCGCTCACCGCCCCCGGTTCCAAGATGGAGGAGCTGGCAGAGACGACCGTGCTTGCCGCGGCAGTCGAGATTATGTCTTCGTTAGGAAAGGCTGGCGCTGAACCTCTTGCTCGTTCATCCTGA
- a CDS encoding trimethylamine methyltransferase family protein, whose translation MNSARTPLVEFLSGGDITPIIEEAKYLLEQTGVFVENEEALRLLKDAGATSDTERKRVLFPPELVEKCLETCPRRIEIYDRQGNPALDLSGNNTYFDPGSAALKIFDFEKGVSRPPLVDDAIKLGRLADSLAHIRAQSTAIVPSDVPEEMSDRLRLYVALRCSTKPVITGTFVKESFAVMKEMLVAVRGSEAALKAKPLAIFDACPSPPLKWSDLTCQSLIDCSKSGIPSELVSMPLSGATSPVTLAGSLVQHTAENLSGIVIHQLARPGSPIIYGGSPAFFDMRNGTTPMGAIETMMIDCAFSQVGKSLGVPTHAYMGLSDSRTVDYQAGLESGLGAVLAMLAGINVVSGVGMMEFEKCQSLEKLFLDNDICGMAYRLRDGITVNEETLAREVFKEATLDTSFLRSKHTLKWFKKEGFFPGAGIDRSAGTEGKPVTAFERASAEVKRILETHIVPPMPQEVLSQLKSIVDRDLSAHGIKREWKF comes from the coding sequence GTGAACAGCGCAAGAACCCCGCTTGTTGAATTTCTGTCCGGCGGCGACATTACGCCAATAATCGAAGAGGCCAAGTATCTCTTGGAGCAAACGGGCGTTTTTGTCGAGAACGAAGAGGCCTTACGACTTCTCAAAGACGCGGGCGCAACGTCTGACACCGAGAGAAAAAGGGTGCTCTTCCCTCCCGAGCTTGTCGAGAAATGCCTCGAGACCTGCCCGCGCCGAATCGAAATCTACGACAGGCAGGGGAACCCTGCGCTTGACCTCTCCGGAAACAACACGTATTTCGATCCAGGGTCTGCAGCCCTCAAGATTTTCGATTTCGAGAAGGGCGTGAGCAGACCTCCGCTCGTGGACGACGCCATAAAGCTCGGAAGACTGGCGGACAGTCTGGCCCACATCCGCGCACAGAGCACCGCCATCGTTCCGAGCGACGTCCCCGAGGAGATGTCGGACAGATTGAGACTGTACGTGGCACTGCGATGTTCCACCAAACCCGTCATCACCGGGACCTTCGTCAAGGAGAGCTTCGCCGTGATGAAGGAAATGCTCGTCGCTGTCAGAGGAAGCGAGGCGGCGCTCAAGGCAAAGCCATTGGCGATTTTCGACGCGTGTCCGTCTCCACCCCTCAAGTGGAGTGATCTGACGTGTCAGAGTCTCATCGATTGCAGCAAGTCGGGGATCCCCTCGGAACTGGTTTCCATGCCGTTGTCCGGCGCCACCTCTCCCGTTACACTCGCCGGCTCGCTCGTCCAGCACACTGCAGAGAATTTGAGCGGAATTGTGATTCACCAGCTTGCGCGTCCGGGCTCACCTATCATTTACGGCGGCTCGCCCGCTTTCTTCGACATGCGCAACGGCACGACCCCCATGGGAGCGATCGAGACGATGATGATTGATTGTGCCTTCTCTCAGGTAGGAAAGTCCCTCGGCGTTCCCACTCACGCATACATGGGATTGAGTGATTCGAGAACCGTTGACTATCAGGCGGGGCTCGAGAGCGGCCTCGGAGCAGTACTCGCCATGCTGGCCGGCATCAATGTCGTCTCTGGCGTAGGGATGATGGAATTCGAGAAATGCCAGAGCCTGGAGAAGCTCTTTCTGGATAACGACATTTGCGGAATGGCTTACAGGCTCAGGGATGGTATAACGGTGAATGAGGAAACCCTGGCCCGAGAGGTCTTCAAGGAAGCGACTCTCGACACTTCTTTCCTCAGATCCAAGCACACTCTGAAATGGTTCAAGAAGGAAGGTTTCTTCCCCGGAGCGGGTATCGATCGTTCAGCCGGAACAGAAGGTAAGCCCGTCACCGCCTTCGAGAGAGCGTCGGCGGAGGTGAAGAGGATCCTCGAGACTCATATCGTTCCCCCCATGCCCCAAGAGGTTCTTTCTCAACTGAAGAGCATCGTGGACAGAGACCTCTCGGCCCACGGAATCAAGAGAGAGTGGAAGTTCTGA
- a CDS encoding radical SAM protein, which translates to MKLTLISPSFNRDFGLTKQKIFAFPPLNLPIIAALTPPGVDVEIVDENIEHWDYDKKMADLVGITAMTAQAPRAYEIATEMRKRGAKVVIGGIHPTALPDEAARYADAVVVGEAETIWSRVLDDFRDNRLQSIYTQDVRPSLVNMPIARRELLDNKGYLFKNTIQVFRGCKFNCSFCSVSRFFGRSYRMRPVEEVVKEIEFLRGSSGWSRFFGFLDDNIAGDEKYSVELFQKLVPLHIMWAGQSSLDVVDMPGMVPLMAKSGCKALFIGLESSNPSSLKEAKKKWLRPQEFRAKIDYLHDHGIMVEGAFIVGFDSDEETVFEETVEFADKIAVDAAQFSILTPFPGTELFSKLDGEGRIFNRDWSKYGVDEVVYEPKRISPEKLQEGYHWAWREFYSRKKIAKRVLRAYKKWKSMLPLLIFQMQYRTLMHHREEIRNRLNTRLSTVPDVVPDAVPEPS; encoded by the coding sequence ATGAAACTGACGCTAATCTCGCCGTCGTTCAATCGTGACTTCGGCCTCACAAAGCAAAAGATCTTTGCGTTTCCTCCCCTGAACCTTCCGATCATTGCCGCGCTTACTCCTCCCGGAGTGGACGTCGAAATAGTGGATGAGAACATCGAACACTGGGATTATGACAAGAAGATGGCAGACCTCGTCGGTATCACGGCAATGACCGCCCAGGCTCCGCGAGCGTATGAGATCGCCACGGAGATGAGAAAGCGCGGTGCGAAGGTGGTGATCGGCGGGATTCATCCGACGGCTCTGCCCGACGAAGCTGCACGCTATGCGGACGCCGTCGTGGTGGGCGAAGCTGAGACAATCTGGTCGCGCGTGCTTGACGACTTCCGCGACAATAGACTGCAGTCGATCTACACCCAGGACGTCAGGCCCTCCCTCGTAAACATGCCGATTGCACGAAGGGAATTGCTCGACAACAAAGGCTACTTGTTCAAGAACACCATCCAGGTATTCAGGGGATGCAAGTTCAACTGTAGCTTTTGTTCCGTCTCTCGGTTTTTCGGTCGCAGCTACAGAATGAGACCCGTCGAAGAGGTGGTTAAAGAAATCGAATTCCTCAGAGGTTCTTCCGGATGGAGTCGTTTCTTTGGATTCCTGGACGACAACATTGCGGGCGATGAAAAGTACTCCGTGGAGCTCTTCCAGAAGCTCGTCCCACTGCATATCATGTGGGCGGGTCAGTCCTCGCTTGACGTCGTGGACATGCCTGGCATGGTGCCGCTCATGGCAAAGAGCGGGTGCAAGGCGCTCTTCATAGGATTGGAGTCTTCGAATCCGTCTTCGTTGAAAGAGGCCAAGAAAAAATGGCTTCGCCCGCAGGAATTTCGAGCGAAAATCGATTATCTCCACGACCACGGCATCATGGTGGAAGGTGCCTTCATAGTCGGATTCGATTCCGACGAAGAGACGGTTTTCGAAGAGACCGTCGAGTTTGCCGACAAGATTGCAGTAGACGCGGCCCAGTTCAGTATACTCACGCCGTTTCCCGGCACCGAGCTATTTTCCAAGCTCGATGGTGAGGGCAGGATATTCAATCGTGATTGGAGCAAGTACGGGGTTGACGAGGTAGTATACGAGCCCAAGAGGATTTCGCCGGAGAAGCTACAGGAAGGCTACCACTGGGCATGGAGAGAGTTTTATTCGCGGAAGAAGATAGCGAAGCGAGTATTGCGCGCGTACAAGAAATGGAAGAGCATGCTTCCGCTCTTGATTTTCCAGATGCAATACAGAACCCTCATGCACCACAGGGAAGAAATAAGAAATAGGCTTAATACGCGTCTGAGCACTGTGCCTGACGTTGTGCCTGACGCTGTGCCCGAGCCCTCCTAG
- a CDS encoding acyltransferase, translating into MARIVRCGLIQCKCVNTSGKTIPAIKKAMLDKQMPLIEDAAKRGVRVLCFQELFTLPYFPAEQDIKWYDAVERVPDGETTKLMQKVAKENGMVIVVPVYEEEITGVFYNTAAIIDADGKFLGKYRKTHIPHCLPGFWEKFYFRPGNLGYPVFETAYGKVAAYICYDRHFPEGARILGLAGAEIVFNPSATVAGLSEYLWKLEQPAHAVANGYFVGAINRVGVEAPWNIGEFYGSSYFCDPRGQILVQGSKDKDELVVADLDLDLILEVRRTWQFYRDRRPDAYMELVEDLP; encoded by the coding sequence ATGGCAAGAATCGTTAGATGTGGTCTCATACAGTGTAAATGCGTGAACACCTCGGGAAAGACAATCCCCGCCATCAAGAAGGCAATGCTCGATAAGCAGATGCCCCTCATCGAAGATGCTGCCAAGCGAGGCGTCAGGGTGCTCTGCTTCCAGGAGCTCTTCACGCTTCCGTACTTCCCGGCCGAGCAGGACATCAAATGGTACGACGCCGTTGAACGGGTGCCTGACGGCGAGACGACTAAGCTGATGCAGAAGGTGGCGAAAGAGAATGGCATGGTTATTGTCGTTCCCGTTTATGAAGAGGAGATTACAGGAGTCTTTTACAACACGGCTGCAATTATAGACGCCGACGGGAAGTTCCTCGGGAAATATAGAAAGACGCACATCCCTCACTGCCTGCCCGGGTTCTGGGAGAAGTTCTATTTCCGTCCCGGCAATCTGGGCTATCCGGTCTTCGAGACCGCGTACGGCAAGGTTGCCGCCTACATCTGCTACGATAGACACTTTCCCGAAGGCGCGCGCATCTTAGGTCTTGCCGGAGCCGAGATTGTTTTCAACCCTTCGGCGACGGTCGCCGGTCTGTCGGAATATCTCTGGAAGCTGGAGCAACCCGCGCATGCGGTGGCCAACGGGTACTTTGTGGGCGCAATCAACAGGGTGGGCGTCGAGGCTCCCTGGAACATAGGAGAATTCTACGGTTCGAGCTACTTCTGCGACCCGCGAGGACAGATACTCGTTCAGGGCAGCAAGGACAAAGACGAGCTTGTCGTCGCCGATCTCGACCTCGATCTTATCCTGGAAGTGAGGAGAACCTGGCAGTTCTACAGGGACAGGCGGCCTGACGCATACATGGAGCTGGTAGAAGACCTGCCGTAG
- a CDS encoding nucleotidyl transferase AbiEii/AbiGii toxin family protein translates to MVIGGQAVLLYGEPRLTKDIDITLGMGTEGLKKLRGVTRKLGLRTLVDNPAEFVSKTMVLPVMYDKTGIRVNFIFSFSLYEKQAIERAVDVTFGRSVVKFAALEDVVIHKIIAGRARDLEDVKCILLKNRRYDKGYIRKWLGEFDESLKEDFSRTFRKILRQTQ, encoded by the coding sequence ATGGTAATAGGGGGTCAAGCAGTGCTTCTCTACGGCGAGCCTCGGCTGACAAAGGACATCGATATTACCTTGGGTATGGGAACCGAGGGCTTGAAGAAACTGCGAGGCGTTACCCGGAAACTTGGTCTTAGAACTCTGGTTGATAATCCGGCGGAATTTGTCTCAAAGACGATGGTGCTACCCGTAATGTATGACAAGACAGGAATAAGAGTGAACTTTATCTTCTCATTCTCCCTCTACGAGAAGCAGGCTATTGAACGAGCTGTTGACGTAACATTCGGTCGGTCAGTGGTCAAGTTTGCAGCTCTTGAGGATGTTGTTATACACAAGATAATCGCCGGCAGAGCGAGGGATTTGGAAGACGTGAAATGCATTCTCCTCAAGAACCGGCGCTATGATAAAGGCTACATCAGGAAGTGGCTGGGGGAGTTTGACGAATCCCTCAAGGAAGATTTCTCACGGACGTTCCGGAAAATCCTTCGCCAGACGCAATAA
- a CDS encoding diacylglycerol kinase family lipid kinase, protein MGNSSQKVFVVFNPKAGKEGQADEVRAALARHFIPPQWTPEIYETTGKEDVAALCRAACERGASLVIAVGGDGTLVGVANGLVHSPVPLGILPLGTGNNLARALLIPLKLDEAVELLVSDHAVMEVDALQVGERHFFSNVSVGISSEMAKDTKSANKKLFGRLAYALAMVKRSSIFKLQWYTLTLDGQPQSLRAAEVMISNTTLLDKPLFLFGPPETLSDGQLEVYVVTARHLGDYMRLVWDLFSRPGKPGAKLSHWTVKQSARIDAIRRSPLVQADGEVIGHTPVEIKLVPKAIHVIMPKPA, encoded by the coding sequence ATGGGCAATTCCAGTCAAAAAGTCTTTGTAGTTTTCAATCCCAAGGCCGGAAAAGAAGGCCAGGCCGATGAGGTTCGCGCGGCGTTGGCGCGCCATTTCATTCCGCCCCAGTGGACGCCTGAAATCTACGAGACAACCGGCAAGGAGGATGTCGCCGCGCTCTGCCGTGCGGCTTGCGAACGCGGCGCATCTCTCGTGATCGCGGTCGGCGGCGACGGTACACTGGTCGGCGTCGCGAATGGTCTGGTACACAGTCCGGTTCCGTTAGGCATTCTTCCACTGGGCACCGGCAATAACTTAGCGCGAGCCTTACTTATTCCTTTGAAACTGGACGAGGCAGTGGAGCTGCTGGTCAGTGATCACGCCGTAATGGAGGTGGATGCGCTGCAGGTGGGCGAGCGCCATTTCTTTTCAAATGTCAGCGTGGGCATTAGTTCGGAGATGGCGAAAGACACCAAGTCGGCGAACAAGAAACTCTTTGGTCGTCTGGCCTACGCCCTGGCGATGGTCAAACGGTCGAGCATCTTTAAGCTACAGTGGTATACGTTAACGCTAGACGGTCAGCCCCAGTCGCTCCGCGCTGCCGAGGTGATGATTTCCAACACCACCTTGCTGGACAAGCCGCTCTTTCTTTTTGGCCCGCCTGAAACCCTCAGCGACGGTCAGCTTGAGGTCTACGTTGTCACGGCGCGCCACCTGGGCGATTACATGAGGCTGGTGTGGGACCTGTTCAGTCGACCGGGCAAGCCTGGGGCGAAGTTATCACACTGGACGGTCAAGCAAAGCGCACGCATTGATGCCATCCGGCGTTCCCCATTGGTCCAGGCGGATGGCGAAGTGATTGGTCACACGCCGGTAGAAATAAAGCTGGTCCCCAAAGCCATCCATGTGATCATGCCCAAACCGGCTTGA
- a CDS encoding prolyl oligopeptidase family serine peptidase produces the protein MSARAVGGLGGFASAAGENPPEAPVKNVTDTYYGTAVDDPYRYMEDLSNSEVQAWLKAQSDFTRSLLDKIPGREELLDRIKTIDGAVSARIWDVRKLPNGLYFYTKRLPTDNTYKLYVRTGLTGEEVLLVDPESFAKATGKPHAINYFQPSWDGKYVAYGISAAGSEEAVIHVIDTSTGKEVDTPIDRAQFGEVNWRPDGKSFFYNRLQKLESGADPTERYQKSRVYLHTLGTDPDKEQAVFGFETCPSAKMLPSDIPFVVTEPGSEYAAGVIAHGTQNEITIYVAPLAAVDAGSTLWQKACDVEDGVTGVTASGDNLFLLTHKDASRFKVIKTSLSHLDITKAETIVPAGEAVVAGLTCAKDALYVQLRDGVVGWLLRVPFGGAPEQVQLPFDGSVSLAKTDPRCDGVLLVMAAWTKAMQIYEYDPKTNNVANTGIQPLGTFDAPENVESVEVRAKSHDGTMIPLSIIYKRGIKLDGSNPTLLYGYGSYGMTEDPWFSPRLLAWLEGGGVYAVAHVRGGGEYGEDWYRAGFQVTKPNTWKDFIACAEYLIQNKYTSPQKLAGMGGSAGGILIGRAITERPELFGVAILEVGALDMLRAETTPNGIPNIPEFGSTKTEEGFKALYEMSSYHHVVNGVNYPAVMLIHGINDPRVEPWESAKMAARLQAATASGKPVVLRVDYEAGHGIGTTKTQIQEQMTDIWAFLFWQFGVPGFQPSPGK, from the coding sequence CTGTCTGCTCGCGCTGTCGGCGGGCTCGGCGGTTTCGCGTCCGCCGCCGGCGAGAATCCTCCTGAGGCACCTGTCAAGAACGTCACGGATACTTATTACGGCACCGCGGTGGACGATCCGTATCGCTACATGGAGGACCTTTCGAACTCAGAAGTGCAGGCGTGGCTCAAAGCGCAGAGTGATTTCACGCGCAGCTTGCTGGACAAGATTCCTGGGCGCGAAGAGCTGCTCGACAGAATCAAGACCATAGACGGTGCGGTCTCGGCAAGGATCTGGGACGTGCGGAAGCTGCCCAACGGTCTCTACTTCTACACGAAGCGACTTCCTACAGACAATACTTACAAGCTGTACGTGCGTACGGGTCTGACCGGGGAGGAAGTTCTGCTTGTCGATCCCGAGAGTTTTGCAAAGGCGACCGGGAAGCCACACGCAATCAACTACTTTCAACCGTCCTGGGACGGTAAGTACGTCGCCTATGGGATCTCTGCCGCCGGCTCGGAGGAAGCCGTCATTCACGTGATCGATACGTCCACGGGAAAAGAAGTGGATACCCCCATTGACCGCGCGCAGTTTGGCGAAGTGAATTGGCGCCCGGACGGGAAGTCGTTCTTCTATAACCGGCTCCAGAAACTGGAATCCGGCGCCGATCCAACGGAGCGCTATCAGAAGAGCCGCGTTTACCTTCACACTTTGGGAACCGATCCAGACAAAGAACAAGCTGTCTTTGGCTTTGAGACGTGTCCCTCGGCCAAGATGTTGCCTTCGGACATACCGTTTGTCGTTACGGAGCCCGGTTCGGAATACGCCGCCGGCGTGATAGCACATGGTACCCAAAATGAAATCACCATCTACGTGGCGCCGCTTGCGGCCGTAGACGCGGGGAGCACGCTGTGGCAGAAGGCGTGCGACGTGGAAGATGGCGTGACCGGCGTGACTGCGAGCGGAGACAATCTCTTTCTGTTGACGCACAAGGACGCTTCGCGATTCAAGGTCATCAAGACCAGCCTGTCCCACCTTGACATCACAAAGGCGGAGACGATAGTGCCGGCCGGCGAAGCCGTGGTGGCCGGTCTGACCTGCGCCAAAGACGCCCTGTACGTTCAGTTGAGAGACGGCGTGGTTGGCTGGCTTCTGCGCGTTCCGTTCGGTGGCGCGCCGGAGCAGGTACAACTCCCGTTCGATGGTTCGGTGAGCCTGGCGAAGACTGACCCTCGTTGCGACGGGGTGTTGCTGGTCATGGCCGCTTGGACGAAGGCGATGCAGATATACGAGTACGATCCAAAAACGAATAACGTAGCCAATACGGGCATTCAGCCTCTCGGCACGTTCGACGCGCCCGAGAATGTCGAATCCGTGGAAGTCAGAGCCAAGAGCCACGACGGCACCATGATTCCTCTCTCCATCATCTACAAGCGCGGTATCAAGCTCGATGGCTCCAACCCCACACTTCTTTACGGGTACGGCTCCTACGGCATGACGGAAGACCCCTGGTTCAGTCCCAGGCTTCTTGCATGGCTCGAGGGGGGTGGGGTCTACGCCGTGGCGCACGTGCGTGGCGGCGGCGAATATGGTGAAGATTGGTACAGAGCCGGGTTTCAGGTCACCAAGCCCAACACGTGGAAAGACTTCATCGCCTGCGCCGAGTATCTGATTCAGAACAAGTACACGTCGCCGCAGAAGCTGGCCGGTATGGGTGGAAGTGCGGGCGGCATTTTGATCGGCAGGGCGATTACGGAGCGACCCGAGCTGTTTGGTGTCGCGATTCTGGAGGTGGGAGCTTTGGACATGTTGAGGGCGGAGACCACACCAAACGGCATCCCGAACATTCCGGAGTTTGGCAGCACGAAAACAGAGGAAGGTTTCAAGGCTCTATACGAAATGAGCTCGTATCATCATGTCGTCAACGGAGTGAACTACCCCGCGGTGATGTTGATACACGGGATCAACGATCCGCGCGTCGAACCCTGGGAGTCGGCGAAGATGGCCGCACGGTTGCAGGCTGCGACTGCGAGCGGCAAGCCCGTGGTACTTAGAGTCGATTACGAAGCCGGACACGGCATTGGTACCACGAAGACGCAGATCCAGGAGCAAATGACCGACATATGGGCGTTTCTATTCTGGCAGTTTGGGGTTCCGGGTTTCCAGCCATCGCCCGGGAAGTAG
- a CDS encoding methyltransferase has translation MVSKRHASAEPSPTVSPIAIREMATAFQRSRVLLTAFELGIFTALDGASRSSSQVAATLRAEKRATDRLMNALCAMGFLRKRGGRFSNTPHASRFLVKGKPEYMAGLMHTVHLWNTWSTLTQAVRRGTSVATRPADESAAKWRTAFIAAMHDRASKVALSVVEMLDLSHVSRVLDVGGGSGAYSMAFARAKKGLSATVFDLPDIIPLTEEYVRREERLDKGGSSRNRKKSLLDRKRSLSDGDAGLSDRIDFVSGDYTVDDFGKGSRRAGAGTGQQADAGRTESRGYDLVFLSATIHSNSVAENRRLMRKCAKVLNPGGQVVVQDFIVNEDRTGPAPAVLFTLNMLVNTEAGDTYTETEVRAWMKAAGLHRIARKDTEFGTTLIVGKRTHR, from the coding sequence ATGGTCAGCAAGAGACATGCTAGTGCCGAGCCATCCCCCACCGTGTCACCAATCGCCATCAGGGAGATGGCGACCGCGTTTCAAAGAAGTCGCGTGCTGCTGACGGCTTTCGAATTGGGCATCTTCACGGCACTGGACGGCGCGAGCAGGTCCTCAAGTCAAGTCGCCGCGACCTTGCGAGCTGAGAAACGCGCCACAGACCGCCTCATGAACGCGCTCTGCGCGATGGGATTCCTTCGGAAGCGAGGCGGACGCTTTTCGAACACCCCTCACGCGTCACGATTTCTGGTAAAGGGAAAGCCCGAGTACATGGCGGGTCTCATGCATACCGTGCACCTGTGGAACACCTGGAGCACGCTCACTCAAGCCGTTCGGCGTGGTACGTCTGTAGCGACTCGTCCGGCAGACGAGAGCGCAGCGAAATGGCGGACGGCCTTCATCGCGGCCATGCATGACCGCGCAAGCAAGGTCGCTTTGTCCGTCGTCGAGATGCTGGACCTGTCTCATGTGTCGCGCGTCCTCGACGTCGGAGGCGGCTCCGGCGCTTACTCCATGGCCTTCGCGCGGGCCAAGAAAGGGCTCAGCGCCACGGTGTTCGACCTGCCTGACATTATTCCTCTGACAGAAGAGTACGTCAGGAGGGAGGAACGTCTAGACAAGGGGGGGAGTTCCCGAAACAGGAAGAAAAGTCTGCTGGACAGGAAGAGAAGTCTCTCGGACGGGGACGCGGGTCTCTCGGACAGGATTGATTTTGTGTCAGGAGACTATACGGTTGACGATTTCGGCAAGGGCTCGCGTCGCGCCGGCGCAGGAACCGGACAGCAGGCAGACGCCGGCCGAACCGAGTCCCGGGGCTACGACCTTGTGTTTCTGTCAGCGACAATCCACAGCAATTCCGTTGCGGAAAACCGAAGGTTGATGCGGAAATGCGCAAAGGTACTCAATCCCGGCGGCCAGGTCGTGGTGCAGGATTTCATTGTGAACGAAGACAGAACGGGACCCGCCCCGGCCGTGCTCTTCACTTTGAACATGTTGGTCAATACAGAGGCCGGAGACACCTACACGGAAACCGAAGTCAGGGCGTGGATGAAGGCGGCCGGTCTACACAGGATTGCCAGAAAGGACACGGAGTTCGGCACGACGCTGATAGTCGGAAAGAGAACGCATAGATGA
- a CDS encoding FprA family A-type flavoprotein, with product MKTYNVPEIATDVFWVGVKDWNRRMFDALIPLPQGTTYNSYLVKGKDKTVLIDTANPGFEKELHAKIAQITDIAKLDFVVMNHAEPDHAGSIPYVMQAAPKALLVTTEKGAKMAQIYYKVPDDRIRKVKEGDRIELGGKTLEFIDAPWLHWPETMFTYIVEDKVLFSCDFFGAHTAFGTYEDDVPELMTFAKRYFGEIMMPFRSAGSKALQKVKARDVKVIAPSHGPIHRNPAKIIEAYGKWTAGQTERKAIVVYVSMWNSTETMIKAMVETLLSEGVEVCLHNLTIADIGDIARDLVDSSAIVLGTPTVLAGMHPLAIYASHLVKALRPPTKYAVILSSFGWGGGALKQAAEILGPTGLEVLGAVEVNGPPADQEFQKIAELGKALAAKM from the coding sequence ATGAAGACTTACAATGTCCCTGAAATCGCCACGGACGTCTTCTGGGTGGGAGTGAAGGACTGGAACCGCAGAATGTTTGACGCCCTCATCCCGCTTCCGCAGGGGACGACTTACAATTCCTACCTCGTGAAGGGGAAGGACAAGACCGTCCTCATAGACACCGCCAATCCCGGCTTTGAGAAAGAGCTGCACGCGAAGATCGCTCAAATCACGGACATCGCGAAACTGGATTTCGTCGTCATGAACCATGCCGAGCCGGACCACGCGGGCTCCATCCCTTACGTGATGCAGGCGGCACCGAAGGCCCTGCTTGTCACCACGGAGAAGGGCGCCAAGATGGCCCAAATCTACTACAAGGTGCCCGATGATAGAATAAGGAAGGTCAAGGAGGGAGACCGCATCGAGCTGGGAGGGAAGACCCTCGAATTCATCGACGCTCCCTGGCTTCATTGGCCGGAGACGATGTTCACGTACATCGTGGAGGACAAAGTACTGTTTTCCTGTGATTTCTTCGGAGCCCATACCGCGTTCGGGACTTATGAAGACGACGTTCCAGAGCTGATGACTTTCGCGAAGAGATATTTCGGCGAGATAATGATGCCCTTCAGGAGCGCGGGTTCAAAGGCCCTCCAGAAAGTGAAGGCCAGGGACGTGAAGGTCATCGCCCCGAGTCATGGCCCCATCCACAGGAATCCGGCGAAAATCATCGAGGCTTACGGCAAATGGACCGCGGGGCAGACCGAACGCAAAGCAATCGTTGTCTACGTCAGCATGTGGAACTCGACGGAAACCATGATAAAAGCGATGGTCGAGACGCTACTGTCAGAGGGCGTCGAAGTGTGCCTACACAACCTTACCATAGCTGATATTGGCGATATAGCGAGAGACCTCGTCGATTCCAGCGCCATTGTCCTCGGCACGCCGACCGTGCTTGCCGGAATGCATCCGCTCGCCATCTATGCTTCTCACCTCGTGAAGGCGCTGCGGCCGCCCACGAAATATGCCGTCATCCTCAGCTCGTTCGGTTGGGGCGGGGGAGCCTTGAAGCAGGCGGCAGAGATTCTAGGCCCGACGGGGCTCGAGGTCCTGGGGGCGGTCGAGGTGAACGGGCCGCCGGCGGACCAGGAGTTCCAGAAGATCGCTGAGCTGGGGAAAGCTCTGGCGGCGAAGATGTAG